From Thermomicrobiales bacterium, the proteins below share one genomic window:
- a CDS encoding metal-dependent hydrolase, whose protein sequence is MKRATHISTGAAIALPMAVGLSPAAAAGAVFLGMAGAVVPDYADLHSDLRRVLRHRGVSHSLLFAGVATALVYLLLTALNQVTDERFQLHSELVIPLLLAFGLGIASHLVLDAATPTGIRPFLPFWGVRVHILPPGLRIATGGHVDGLVHTMTSLIVMLGLIYLVVERVR, encoded by the coding sequence ATGAAACGTGCCACACACATCTCGACAGGAGCGGCAATTGCGCTGCCGATGGCGGTGGGCCTATCGCCCGCAGCAGCAGCTGGAGCGGTTTTTCTGGGCATGGCCGGTGCGGTTGTCCCCGACTATGCCGATCTCCATTCCGATCTCCGCCGGGTGCTGCGCCATCGCGGCGTCTCGCATAGTCTCCTCTTTGCCGGAGTGGCGACCGCGCTCGTCTATCTTCTCCTGACCGCGCTGAATCAGGTCACCGACGAACGCTTCCAGCTGCATTCCGAACTGGTCATCCCGCTCCTGCTCGCCTTCGGACTTGGGATTGCCTCTCACCTCGTGCTCGACGCCGCGACTCCCACCGGCATTCGACCGTTTCTGCCCTTCTGGGGAGTTCGGGTGCACATCCTCCCTCCCGGGTTGCGCATTGCCACCGGCGGACATGTGGACGGGCTGGTCCACACCATGACCTCGCTCATCGTGATGCTTGGCCTCATCTATCTCGTCGTCGAGCGCGTCCGATGA